A stretch of Cicer arietinum cultivar CDC Frontier isolate Library 1 chromosome 5, Cicar.CDCFrontier_v2.0, whole genome shotgun sequence DNA encodes these proteins:
- the LOC101489198 gene encoding leucine-rich repeat receptor-like serine/threonine-protein kinase RGI4: MPGTLRNLSLSPKNFSFTFTLLLLLNSFLLFPFCYSLNEQGQALIAWKNSLNNTSEALSSWNSLTTKPCNWFGVFCNSQQDVIEINLKSMSLQGSLPSNLQSLKSLKILILSSNNITGKIPKEIGDYQELIVIDLSGNSLFGEIPEEICRLSKLQSLFLHTNFFEGNIPSNIGNLTSLVNFTLYDNHLSGEIPKSIGLLDKLQVFRAGGNKNLKGEIPLEIGNCTSLILLGLAETSISGSIPSSIQMLKRIKTLAIYTTLLSGSIPKEIGHCSELQNIYLYQNSLSGSIPTQIGELSQLKSLLLWQNNLVGTIPEEIGNCKEIQVVDLSENLLTGSIPKNFGLLSNLQELQLSVNHLSGIIPPEISNCTSLTQLEVDNNAISGEIPPLIGNLKSLSLFFAWQNKLTGKIPDSLSDCQDLQALDLSYNNLIGPIPKKLFDLKNLTKLLLISNDLSGFIPPDIGNCTSLYRLRLNHNRLAGNIPNEIGNLKSLNFLDISSNHLVGEIPPPLSRCQNLEFLDLHSNSLIGSFPDSLPKSLQLIDMSDNRLSGELSHTIGSLVELSKLNLGKNQLSGRIPSEILSCTKLQLLDLGSNSFTGEIPKELSLIPSLEISLNLSFNQFSGEIPSQFSSLSKLGVLDLSHNKLTGSLDSLSDLQNLVTLNVSFNSFSGELPNTPFFHKLPLSDLAENEGLYIAKSVLTPSDRIESKGHAKSVMKSVMSILLSTSAVLVLLTVYIVVRSHIANKTIMENESWEVTLYQKFELSIDDIVLNLTSSNVIGTGSSGVVYKVTIPNGETLAVKKMWSSEESGAFNSEIQTLGSIRHKNIIRLLGWGSNRNLKLLFYDYLPNGSLSSLLHGSGKGKAEWETRYDVILGVAHALSYLHHDCVPAIMHGDVKAMNVLLGHGYQPYLADFGLARIATENDENTNSMPVQRHYLAGSYGYMAPEHASMQPITEKSDVYSFGMVLLEVLTGRHPLDPTLPGGANMVQWVRSHLANKGDPSEILDTKLRGRADPTMHEMLQTLAVSFLCVSTRAVDRPTMKDVVAMLKEIRPVETPRGDNDVLKGGITSHSHSSPPPPKNVLSHGSSTCSYNFSDG, encoded by the exons ATGCCTGGAACCTTAAGGAATCTCTCACTTTCTCCCAAAAACTTCTCCTTCACATTCACCTTGCTTCTATTATTAAActcttttcttctctttccatTTTGTTACTCACTTAATGAACAAGGCCAAGCTCTTATAGCATGGAAAAACAGTTTAAACAATACTTCAGAAGCATTATCATCATGGAATTCTTTAACCACAAAACCATGCAACTGGTTTGGAGTGTTCTGCAATTCACAACAAGATGTTATAGAGATAAACTTGAAATCAATGAGCTTACAAGGCTCATTACCTTCAAATCTTCAATCTCTAAAGTCCTTAAAGATTCTCATCCTCTCATCAAACAATATCACAGGAAAGATACCGAAAGAGATCGGAGACTATCAGGAACTAATCGTCATTGATCTAAGTGGAAATTCTCTATTTGGTGAAATACCAGAAGAAATTTGCAGGCTAAGCAAACTTCAAAGTTTGTTTCTTCACACAAATTTCTTTGAAGGAAACATTCCATCCAACATTGGAAATTTAACAAGTCTTGTGAACTTTACACTCTATGATAATCATTTGAGTGGTGAAATTCCAAAGAGTATTGGCTTATTGGACAAGCTTCAAGTATTTAGAGCTGGTGGTAATAAGAATCTCAAGGGTGAGATTCCATTAGAAATTGGAAACTGCACCAGCTTGATCCTATTAGGCCTTGCAGAAACAAGTATTTCTGGAAGCATTccttcttcaatccaaatgctGAAAAGAATCAAAACTTTAGCAATATACACAACTCTATTGTCAGGCTCGATTCCGAAGGAGATCGGCCATTGCAGTGAGTTGCAGAACATTTACTTGTATCAGAACTCTCTCTCAGGTTCGATTCCAACACAAATTGGAGAACTCAGCCAGCTCAAGAGTTTACTTTTATGGCAAAACAATTTAGTAGGTACTATTCCAGAAGAGATTGGAAACTGCAAAGAGATTCAAGTCGTTGACTTATCAGAGAATCTTCTAACAGGTAGCATACCGAAGAATTTTGGTCTGCTTTCAAATCTTCAAGAGCTTCAATTGAGTGTTAATCATCTCTCAGGTATTATACCACCTGAGATTTCAAATTGTACTTCTCTGACACAACTTGAAGTTGACAACAATGCTATATCTGGTGAGATTCCTCCTCTTATAGGCAACTTGAAAAGCTTAAGTTTGTTCTTTGCATGGCAGAACAAATTAACAGGAAAAATTCCAGATAGTCTTTCAGATTGTCAAGACCTTCAAGCACTTGATCTTTCTTACAataatttgattggtccaataccaaaaaaactatttgatttgaaaaatctcacaaaacTTTTACTTATTTCCAATGATTTATCAGGCTTTATACCACCTGATATAGGAAACTGCACAAGCCTCTATAGGCTTAGATTGAATCACAATAGATTAGCAGGTAACATTCCAAATGAGATTGGAAACTtgaaaagtttgaattttttggaTATAAGTAGCAACCATCTTGTAGGTGAGATTCCTCCTCCACTTTCTAGATGTCAAAATCTTGAGTTTTTAGATCTTCATTCCAACAGTCTCATAGGTTCTTTTCCAGATTCTCTTCCAAAAAGCCTACAGTTGATTGACATGTCAGACAATAGGCTATCAGGTGAATTGAGTCACACTATTGGTTCATTAGTTGAGTTAAGCAAACTTAACTTAGGAAAGAATCAATTAAGTGGAAGAATCCCATCAGAGATCTTATCTTGTACTAAACTACAGCTTCTAGACCTTGGAAGCAATAGTTTCACAGGAGAAATTCCAAAGGAATTGAGTCTAATTCCTTCACTTGAAATCTCTCTCAATCTTAGCTTCAACCAGTTTTCTGGTGAAATTCCATCACAGTTCTCTAGTCTTAGCAAACTAGGAGTTCTTGATCTCTCACATAACAAACTCACAGGGAGTCTAGATTCTCTCTCTGACCTTCAAAACCTTGTTACCTTGAATGTTTCCTTCAATTCCTTCTCAGGTGAGTTACCTAACACTCCATTTTTTCATAAACTCCCTCTTAGTGATCTTGCTGAAAATGAAGGTCTTTACATTGCTAAAAGTGTTTTAACTCCTTCTGATAGAATTGAATCCAAAGGTCATGCAAAGTCAGTTATGAAATCTGTAATGTCCATTCTATTAAGCACAAGTGCAGTACTAGTCCTGCTCACAGTTTATATCGTCGTACGTTCGCATATAGCGAACAAAACCATCATGGAAAATGAAAGTTGGGAGGTGACTTTGTATCAAAAGTTTGAACTCTCAATAGATGACATTGTCTTGAATCTCACATCATCCAATGTGATTGGAACTGGAAGCTCAGGAGTTGTTTACAAGGTGACAATTCCGAACGGCGAAACACTTGCAGTTAAAAAGATGTGGTCATCAGAAGAATCAGGAGCATTCAATTCTGAGATTCAAACCTTAGGCTCAATCAGACACAAGAATATCATTAGGCTTCTAGGTTGGGGATCCAACAGGAACCTAAAGCTTCTGTTTTATGACTATCTTCCCAATGGAAGCCTTAGTTCATTGCTTCATGGCTCTGGAAAGGGAAAAGCAGAATGGGAAACAAGATATGATGTTATATTAGGTGTTGCTCATGCACTTTCATATTTGCATCATGATTGTGTTCCTGCTATAATGCATGGAGATGTCAAAGCCATGAATGTGTTATTGGGTCATGGATATCAACCTTATCTTGCTGACTTTGGTTTAGCAAGAATTGCAACTGAAAATGATGAAAATACTAATTCTATGCCAGTTCAAAGACATTATCTTGCTGGTTCATATGGATACATGGCTCCAG AACATGCATCAATGCAGCCTATAACTGAGAAGAGTGATGTTTACAGTTTTGGTATGGTTCTACTTGAGGTCTTAACAGGAAGGCACCCTTTAGATCCAACTCTTCCAGGGGGTGCAAACATGGTTCAATGGGTTAGGAGCCATTTAGCTAACAAAGGAGACCCTTCTGAAATTCTTGACACAAAGCTTAGAGGAAGAGCTGATCCTACCATGCATGAAATGCTACAAACTTTAGCAGTTTCATTTCTATGTGTAAGCACAAGAGCTGTTGACCGTCCAACAATGAAAGATGTTGTTGCAATGCTTAAAGAAATTAGACCTGTTGAAACCCCAAGAGGAGACAATGATGTATTGAAAGGAGGCATAACATCACATTCACATAGTTCTCCACCACCTCCTAAGAATGTACTTTCACATGGATCTTCTACTTGTTCCTATAATTTCTCAGATGGTTAG